A part of Cryptococcus neoformans var. neoformans JEC21 chromosome 4 sequence genomic DNA contains:
- a CDS encoding ribosomal protein s21, putative has translation MENDKGVLVDLYIPRHCSATNRLITAQDHASIQLQIADVDADGKAIRGSATTIAICGRIRAQGDSDDSINRIATKEGLLKNVWSYTR, from the exons ATGG AGAACGACAAGGGTGTCCTCGTTGACCTTTACATCCCCCGACACTGCTCGGCTACCA ACCGTCTTATCACTGCCCAGGACCACGCCTCTATCCAACTCCAAATTGCCGATGTCGACGCTGACGGCAAGGCCATCAGGGGCTCTGCCACCACTATCGCTATCTGCGGTCGTATCAGGGCTCAGGGCGACTCTGACGACTCTATCAACAGGATCGCTACCAAGGAGGGCT TGTTGAAGAACGTCTGGTCTTACACCCGATAA
- a CDS encoding hydrolase, putative: MSSIPTPPDANGNPLIALAVAVIYAILYVLQGVKYGVSLLTIGIPSCIVRMLQYSLTISLGFPHLLALFAGALLALFFLIRYRYLTRYAQLKESALPPPSPPALASRLLPLDGDGLGLPDSRSQTSSFHNYLDDFLSAIRIFGYLEKPVFHELSRHLQTRRLAAGDTLEIGGGEFWCVVEGKVQVFAPDASSQGTPTPSSDTNSPTRPSFNGYHLLNEVSTGGTLSSLFSILSLFTEDIKLSWKSSADDEGEEEQIFEGAPEQSSAKLRVRRANSDVSQLGPDSIGVRAMDPTPLPESIDSHGDSSVPQRRRERSSSIDAAGETVREREGIFASASLPISSTEPPSPRRSQSLRSSPRLNSATNLLSSQSEHLRSSVPRKAGIEIGSKALKGTIARATEDTTLAVIPAAAFRKLTRKFPKASGTIVQVVLERFSRVTFMTAHKYLGLTREILQTESSLNLLVTHPLPRSFYTGGGMQALRARFQPEALAKESVHYDSLKSSPNARVSSKDYFNYVPASPTVKAPSLPAMTPKPLSPIIHKSSLGQTATTTVKNEPLNGGSSPLDETRDKVPSFGLSTAAATNPDASFRHASPFIRRTSAMRQQVAAGDLAMSVHNLPDESGQAYYRPTAITPGLSKMDTWQRRYSSSWNLNDSPHTDGQPVDPQRDDESLLNESFDLKEAVLNSIAKSIGLYQEAESNSDMIARSSMAPSVSALSTPNSPMFPPNAGTPLQGSTRSRPPHFGNVLDLINASSQNEGVIGGMLREAAFNSRPDDEASSISMSLHDSQGGASGVDRKIMKDLERHVEILFFKKGSVLVKEGERSPGMYYVIDGFLETSLPFRSTSSNQENPNSTPGSKHRQSSFGSSNERPFKTALGLDTSKGKELDDGSKKDEALFTVKPGGIAGYLSSLCCTDSYVDITAKTDCFVGFLPHHTLERIIERRPIVLLTLAKRLLSLLSPLVLHIDAALDWQQLNAGQVLYEKGDKSTDFYIVINGRLRAFTEKNDNMHVLREYGQNDSIGELDVITAVDRSETVHAIRDSELVRIPAALFDAISIKHPETTVQFMRLIAGRVRRALGDEMNGRVPGLPTTDMNLKTVCVLGSTRNVPVTQFAGKLKNALEEIGASTSYLDQGIVMRHLGRHAFARIGKLKVAGWLADQEQHYRTVLYVADSPPASQWTLTCIRQADLVLVVSMGDDPSLGEYEKLLLATKTTARKELILLHDERTVAPGSTRQWLSNRPWIQTHYHVELPGVVTPARPIPPVHDAAAIAAFKHLREQVETRIKKYRGLRPFTRPRRPPHMNDFARIARRLCGQQIGLVLGGGGARGISHIGMLQALEEFGIPIDAIGGCSIGSFVGGLYARETDLLETAGRTKQFSGRMGSMWRILSDVTYPFVSYTTGHEFNRGIYKAFYNTHIEDFWIPFFANSTNITHSRMEVHRTGYAWRYVRASMTLAGLLPPLSDNGNLLVDGGYMDNTPIQPLRENGIRDIIVVDVGSVDDTSPRDYGDSVSGWWIFFNRFNPFYERRVLSMTEISSRLTYVSSVKTLEGVKATPGCHYIAMPVQQFDTLGGFKRFSEVMEIGLKAGRETLKKWKEEGKLPTGLVDEAKGSKAVQRGNRLRRMSI, from the exons ATGTCCTCCATTCCAACCCCTCCGGACGCCAACGGCAACCCTCTCATTGCTTTAGCTGTTGCTGTCATCTATGCTATTTTATACGTTCTTCAAGGAGTCAAGTATGGGGTCAGCTTACTTACTATTGGCATCCCGAG CTGCATCGTCCGTATGCTCCAATATAGCCTGACTATCTCACTCGGTTTTCCACATCTCCTTGCTTTATTTGCCGGCGCGCTTCTcgcactcttcttcctcataaGATATCGCTACCTTACGCGTTATGCTCAGCTAAAAGAGTCAGCTCTACCACCTCCGTCTCCGCCTGCACTCGCTAGCCGCCTATTACCTTTGGATGGGGACGGGCTGGGTTTGCCAGATTCTAGGTCGcaaacatcatcatttcaTAACTACCTTGATGATTTCCTCTCCGCTATTAGAATATTTGGCTATTTGGAAAAACCAGTATTCCATGAGTTAAGTAGACATCTGCAAACTAGGAGACTTGCGGCAGGGGATACATTAGAAATCGGTGGCGGTGAATTCTGGTGCGTTGTGGAAGGCAAAGTACAAGTG TTCGCACCGGATGCTTCTTCGCAAGGAACCCCGACACCCTCTTCCGATACCAACAGCCCTACAAGACCCTCATTCAACGGCTATCATCTCCTTAATGAAGTATCCACAGGCGGgactctctcttctcttttctctatCCTTTCCCTATTCACTGAAGATATAAAACTTTCATGGAAAAGTTctgcagatgatgaaggcgaagaggagcagATTTTTGAAGGTGCTCCTGAACAGTCATCGGCAAAATTGAGGGTCAGAAGGGCAAATTCAGATGTAAGCCAACTGGGGCCGGACTCTATTGGGGTCCGTGCAATGGATCCAACTCCTCTCCCTGAATCAATCGATAGCCATGGAGACTCAAGTGTTCCCCAACGTCGCCGAGAAAGATCGTCTTCTATAGATGCTGCTGGAGAAACGGTTCGCGAAAGAGAAGGCATTTTTGCCAGCGCTTCGCTGCCTATTTCAAGTACTGAGCCCCCTTCTCCCCGACGCTCCCAGTCGCTCCGTTCTTCACCTCGTCTGAATTCTGCTACGAACTTATTGTCCTCTCAGTCTGAACACCTACGATCTTCAGTACCGAGGAAAGCGGGTATAGAGATCGGATCAAAAGCGCTGAAAGGGACCATTGCTCGGGCGACTGAGGATACAACACTCGCCGTGATTCCTGCCGCTGCTTTTCGAAAATTAACTAGAAAATTTCCCAAAGCCAGCGGGACAATCGTGCAAGTTGTCTTGGAAAGGTTCAGCCGTGTTACATTCATGACAG CACACAAATATCTCGGTCTGACTCGCGAAATTCTACAAACGGAATCATCTCTTAACTTACTGGTGACCCATCCTCTACCACGCTCATTTTACACTGGGGGAGGAATGCAAGCTTTGCGCGCCCGCTTCCAACCGGAAGCCCTGGCAAAAGAAAGCGTACACTATGACTCACTTAAGTCCTCGCCTAACGCCAGAGTGTCTAGTAAAGATTACTTCAACTACGTGCCTGCAAGTCCAACTGTCAAAGCTCCTTCCTTACCTGCGATGACCCCCAAACCTCTCTCTCCTATCATCCATAAGTCCTCCTTGGGACAGACAGCAACGACTACTGTTAAGAATGAACCCCTTAATGGCGGCTCCTCCCCCCTGGATGAAACAAGGGATAAAGTTCCATCATTTGGTCTCTCGACGGCTGCGGCAACCAACCCTGATGCCAGCTTCCGCCACGCAAGTCCATTCATCCGTCGCACATCAGCCATGCGCCAACAGGTGGCTGCTGGTGATCTCGCAATGTCTGTGCATAATTTGCCCGACGAATCCGGCCAGGCATATTATCGCCCGACCGCAATCACCCCTGGTCTGTCAAAAATGGATACTTGGCAACGACGATATTCCAGCTCCTGGAACTTGAATGACTCACCCCACACCGACGGCCAACCTGTAGATCCACAGAGAGATGACGAATCTCTTCTGAATGAGTCGTTCGATTTGAAAGAGGCAGTCCTCAACAGTATAGCTAAATCAATCGGACTGTATCAAGAGGCCGAAAGTAATTCAGACATGATCGCTCGCTCTTCCATGGCTCCGTCAGTGAGCGCGTTGTCGACTCCAAACTCACCTATGTTTCCTCCTAATGCGGGTACTCCATTACAAGGAAGTACGCGTTCTCGCCCTCCGCATTTTGGCAACGTTCTTGACCTCATAAACGCATCTAGCCAGAATGAAGGTGTCATCGGTGGTATGTTGCGCGAAGCCGCTTTCAACTCCCGTCCGGATGACGAAGCTAGTAGTATTTCTATGAGCCTCCATGACTCTCAAGGGGGAGCTAGCGGCGTTGATAGGAAGATTATGAAAGATCTCGAACGGCATGTGGAAATTTTGTTTTTCAAGAAAGGTAGCGTACTAgtaaaagaaggagagaggtcACCAGGTATGTACTATGTGATAGATGGTTTCCTGGAG acatctcttcctttccgcAGCACAAGCTCCAATCAGGAGAACCCTAATTCCACCCCAGGGAGCAAACACCGCCAGTCAAGTTTTGGAAGTTCGAATGAAAGGCCTTTCAAAACGGCTCTAGGCCTGGATACTTCCAAAGGCAAGGAATTAGATGACGGGTcgaagaaagatgaagccTTATTTACTGTCAAG CCTGGGGGTATCGCCGGTtatctttcttccctttgcTGTACAGATTCATATGTCGATATCAC GGCCAAAACAGATTGCTTTGTCGGGTTTCTTCCCCACCACACTCTGGAGAGAATTATTGAGCGACGACCAATTGTTCTATTGACATTGGCGAAGAGATTGCTATCTCTACTGTCGCCTCTTG TCCTCCATATTGACGCGGCTTTGGATTGGCAACAATTAAATGCCGGACAAGTTCTA TATGAGAAAGGCGATAAATCGACGGACTTCTACATCGTCATTA ATGGCCGTCTTCGAGCGTTCACTGAGAAGAACGACAATATGCACGTACTTCGTGAATATGGACAAAATGACTCTATCGGCGAACTCGACGTGATAACGGCTGTCGATCGCTCAGAAACTGTTCATGCCATTCGAGATTCTGAGCTTGTACGTATTCCGGCCGCATTATTTGACGCAATTAGCATTAAACACCCGGAGACGACGGTTCAGTTTATGAGATTGATCGCCGGTAGAGTGAGAAGGGCTttgggagatgagatgaaCGGTCGAGTCCCTGGCTTACCGACTACAGACATGAACCTCA AAACGGTGTGCGTACTTGGCTCTACGAGAAATGTTCCAGTTACGCAGTTCGCCGGTAAACTCAAAAATGCtttggaggagattgggGCGTCTACGTCGTACTTAGACCAAGGCATCGTAATGCGGCATCTTGGTAGGCATGCGTTTGCCCGTATTGG TAAACTTAAGGTAGCAGGATGGCTTGCCGATCAAGAA CAACATTACAGGACAGTTCTCTATGTTGCTGACTCTCCTCCGGCCAGCCAATGGACTCTGACTTGCATCCGCCAGGCTGATTTGGTACTAGTCGTTTCCATGGGTGACGACCCCTCTCTGGGCGAATACG AAAAATTGTTGCTTGCTACGAAAACAACGGCAAGAAAAGAACTAATTTTACTCCATGACGAACGGACTGTCGCTCCTGGATCGACACGTCAATGGCTTAGC AATCGACCATGGATACAAACTCATTATCACGTCGAATTGCCTGGGGTCGTGACGCCAGCCCGCCCTATACCTCCGGTGCACGATGCAGCGGCCATTGCGGCCTTCAAACATCTTCGCGAGCAAGTTGAAACCCGTATAAAAAAGTACCGGGGTCTGCGGCCATTTACTCGCCCTCGCCGTCCTCCTCATATGAACGACTTCGCTCGTATAGCTCGTCGTCTATGTGGCCAACAGATTGGCCTCGTTCTTGGGGGAGGAGGCGCACGAGGAATATCTCATATTGGGATGTTACAGGCGCTTGAAGAATTTGGTATCCCGATCGACGCAATTGGAGGCTGTTCAATTGGAAGCTTTGTAGGAGGCTTGTACGCAAGAGAAACTGATCTATTGGAAACAGCGGGAAGAACTAAGCAATTCTCGGGGAGGATGGGATCGATGTGGAGGATCCTAAGCGATGTCACTTACCCATTTGTTTCATATACGACTGGTCATGAGTTCA ATAGAGGTATAT ACAAAGCATTCTATAACACTCATATAGAAG ATTTTTGGATACCTTTCTTCGCCAATTCGACAAATATCACACATTCGCGCATGGAGGTGCACAGAACCGGTTATGCGTGGAGATATGTTCGTGCTTCTATGACTCTTGCCGGTCTATTGCCGCCTCTCTCGGACAATGGAAATT TACTTGTTGATGGTGGTTACATGGACAACACTCCCATTCAGCCTTTGCGCGAAAATGGTATCCGCGATATCATTGTTGTGGACGTTGGTTCGGTAGATGACACCTCTCCGAGAGACTATGGTGACTCAGTCTCCGGATGGTGGATCTTTTTCAATAG GTTTAATCCATTTTACGAAAGGAGGGTCCTATCGATGACAGAAATCTCATCACGACTTACCTA CGTCTCGAGTGTTAAGACGTTGGAGGGTGTTAAAGCAACCCCCGGCTGCCATTACATTGCCATGCCTGTTCAACAATTCGACACTCTAGGCGGCTTCAAGCGATTCTCCGAAGTCATGGAGATCGGATTGAAGGCCGGTCGAGAgactttgaagaagtggaaggaggaggggaagtTGCCAACTGGTTTGGTCGATGAAGCCAAAGGAAGCAAAGCCGTGCAACGTGGGAACAGACTCAGGCGAATGTCAATCTGA
- a CDS encoding expressed protein: protein MMAGLLRCPNFRGTVLRNVSPTIPRKSGSIYRLSTRQNQTCAPSDHRLLSTKKPPEGSRFENEATHLIYARPLASSSTPPIPISQVIQILQQTSCDLITLVQLVSDLEKGDLAYVQEALRYLLPCLGRRRMAVLLPRVLDIWMEKVDVELEEGRVEQAQLQTWYHQIVKMLSHFIITPGETTHQSHQDPLPGYIKKQVVRLISHLIDILPFFPSSSTQRPCINFSLLERLFTRRYLSTELRVVLAKHCVENGIELSARMWHECVMVSLSENDTKMVRKLEKRKQAALDKEAEAQETFRGKRRSQTKSKRRRRLRKIADLISRLQITNTDSSHEKLFHVLEPYLDPPSLESLPSLPANPSSPSDGKGLSHIPSSHLVQHAWSILLTRLSKDKTVSADMLLELSDSMPMKYTTGRTLTPIMHGLLRRGEGPRAWSIWRELVSKESKLEKRSEKGLFVDRVSLSVGAQICHGVAGLDNAIEMVDLWAHRPWQPPPVQGQMENSIFLDTQCVNILLTLCQIDGATSTAFRLWKAALPRWGVYVDHISLKILIDIARYHNVHDKSVQPDADVFKERLRQMVDGFSFWREGRGEEGAAVAYDAYEDAGFAKGSTSVLLAPSGNFNAHEKEDWRFEKPWQMARVIFRQVVLGNWPHLRETQSPLDEVDQSAFDKFTSLFDGDLHIPRHASGDKPRKLNQDSLPDPNARYTHIIPTASTFHSYISLLGYYNHPHEIPVALAWMKALSIVPTWFTMRLALMHICEAEGPRRWVRKWGKEGKGRLVRDEEIMRRWLEEWLLQEDSGGNGGLGDNRADIVPSEEEVAAFRRMFAERNQRVTA, encoded by the exons ATGATGGCTGGATTGCTCAG ATGTCCCAACTTTCGGGGAACTGTATTGCGCAATGTCTCCCCCACCATTCCTCGGAAGTCTGGCTCTATATACCGACTGTCGACGAGGCAGAACCAAACTTGCGCACCTTCTGACCACAGGCTTTTATCGACAAAAAAACCTCCCGAAGGGAGTAGATTTGAAAACGAGGCCACCCACTTGATTTATGCCCGGCCTcttgcctcctcttcaacgcCACCAATTCCAATTTCGCAAGTGATCCAAATCCTCCAACAGACTTCATGCGACTTAATAACTCTGGTTCAGCTCGTATCAGACTTAGAAAAGGGCGACCTAGCTTATGTGCAAGAGGCACTGAGGTATTTGCTACCCTGTTtgggaaggcgaaggaTGGCTGTCCTACTTCCTCGCGTATTGGATATCTGGATGGAAAAAGTTGATGTCGAATTGGAGGAAGGCCGAGTGGAGCAGGCACAACTGCAGACCTGGTACCATCAAATCGTCAAGATGCTTTCCCATTTTATCATCACTCCTGGAGAAACCACACATCAATCTCATCAAGATCCTCTCCCTGGATATATCAAGAAGCAAGTCGTTCGCCTCATTTCTCACCTCATcgacattcttcctttctttccgtcctcttcaacacAACGCCCTTGCATTAATTTCTCCTTACTCGAACGCTTGTTCACTAGGCGGTATTTGTCTACCGAACTAAGAGTTGTTTTGGCGAAGCATTGCGTTGAGAATGGTATTGAGCTGAGCGCGAGGATGTGGCATGAGTGTGTTATGGTTTCTCTCTCTGAGAACGATACCAAAATGGTTAgaaagctggagaagagaaagcagGCCGCTTTGGACAAAGAAGCTGAGGCCCAGGAAACTTTCCGTGGAAAACGCAGAAGTCAAACTAAGTccaagaggaggagaagactCCGCAAAATCGCGGACCTCATTTCTCGACTGCAAATCACCAACACTGACTCTTCCCACGAGAAGCTTTTCCACGTTCTTGAACCATACCTCGATCCACCATCGTTGGaatcccttccatctttgCCCGCcaatccttcatctccgtcAGATGGCAAGGGACTTTCACATATACCCAGCTCGCATCTCGTACAACACGCATGGTCAATCCTTTTAACAAGACTATCCAAGGACAAAACGGTCTCGGCAGACATGCTGCTTGAGTTATCGGATAGCATGCCAATGAAGTATACAACCGGAcgcaccctcacccccatAATGCATGGGCTgttgaggagaggagagggtCCCAGAGCTTGGTCGATTTGGCGAGAACTCGTATCGAAAGAGAGCAAGTTAGAAAAACGAAGTGAAAAAGGATTGTTCGTCGACCGGGTGTCCCTGTCAGTGGGAGCTCAGATATGTCATGGCGTCGCAGGCTTGGACAACGCAATTGAAATGGTGGATCTCTGGGCTCATCGTCCATGGCAGCCACCGCCTGTTCAAGGACAGATGGAGAATTCGATCTTTCTCGATACCCAATGCGTTAacatccttctcacccTTTGCCAAATCGATGGCGCCACCAGTACGGCATTTCGTTTGTGGAAAGCAGCTCTTCCTCGATGGGGAGTTTACGTCGACCATATCTCACTCAAGATACTTATTGATATTGCTCGATATCACAACGTCCACGACAAAAGCGTACAACCAGACGCTGATGTTTTCAAAGAAAGATTACGCCAGATGGTAGATGGCTTCAGCttctggagagaagggcgtggggaggaaggtgcTGCAGTGGCTTATGATGCGTACGAGGATGCGGGATTTGCGAAAGGTTCAACATCGGTGCTTCTTGCTCCATCCGGCAATTTCAATGCCcacgaaaaagaagactGGAGGTTCGAGAAGCCATGGCAAATGGCACGGGTGATATTTCGACAAGTTGTGCTTGGAAATTGGCCGCATCTGCGAGAAACTCAATCTCCGCTAGATGAGGTCGATCAGTCTGCGTTTGATAAATTCACCTCATTATTTGATGGTGATTTGCACATTCCCCGCCATGCTTCCGGGGATAAACCTCGTAAACTGAACCAGGACAGCCTCCCAGACCCAAACGCGCGATATACCCACATCATTCCGACTGCTTCGACTTTCCATTCTTACATATCTCTCCTGGGGTATTACAATCATCCGCATGAAATTCCTGTTGCTTTGGCGTGGATGAAAGCGCTTTCTATCGTACCCACTTGGTTTACGATGCGATTGGCATTGATGCATATATGTGAAGCCGAGGGACCCAGGCGGTGGGTTCGAAAGTGgggcaaagaagggaagggaagattggtcagagatgaggaaatcATGAGACGATGGCTAGAGGAATGGCTGCTACAGGAGGATAGCGGCGGAAATGGGGGGCTGGGAGATAATCGGGCAGATATAGTGCccagtgaagaagaagtagcTGCTTTCAGGAGAATGTTTGCAGAAAGGAATCAGAGAGTCACAGCATAG